In Paraflavitalea devenefica, the following are encoded in one genomic region:
- the recA gene encoding recombinase RecA, with translation MSANNEKLKALKLTIDKIEKDFGKGSVMMMNEKSTDPMEVVSTGSIGLDSALGVGGFPKGRIVEIYGPESSGKTTIAIHAIAEAQKKGGMCAIIDAEHAFDSSYAQKLGVDVDNLLISQPDYGEQALEIADRLILSGALDVVVIDSVAALVPKGELEGEMGDSKMGLQARLMSQALRKLTATINKTNTICIFINQLREKIGVMFGNPETTTGGNALKFYASIRLDIRRMAQIKDGDEAIGNRVKVKVVKNKVAPPFRAAEFDIVFGEGISKTGEILDMGVELSVVQKSGSWFSYNGDKLGQGRDAVKKLLQDNPELSNEIEGKIREKIKEMQNTPAAS, from the coding sequence ATGTCTGCAAATAACGAAAAACTCAAAGCGCTGAAGCTGACGATCGACAAGATTGAAAAAGACTTCGGCAAGGGAAGTGTGATGATGATGAATGAAAAGTCAACTGATCCGATGGAAGTAGTATCAACAGGTTCTATTGGATTGGATTCGGCGCTGGGAGTAGGCGGCTTTCCCAAAGGCCGTATTGTAGAGATCTATGGACCGGAATCTTCCGGTAAAACCACCATCGCAATACATGCTATTGCAGAAGCGCAGAAAAAAGGCGGAATGTGCGCCATTATTGACGCAGAACATGCTTTTGACAGCTCTTATGCGCAAAAACTGGGCGTGGATGTAGACAACCTGCTGATCTCCCAGCCTGATTATGGTGAGCAGGCCCTGGAAATAGCCGACCGCCTCATCTTGTCCGGCGCACTGGATGTAGTGGTCATTGACTCGGTGGCCGCCCTGGTACCGAAAGGCGAACTGGAAGGAGAGATGGGCGACAGCAAAATGGGTTTACAGGCCCGCCTGATGTCACAGGCCCTGCGTAAGCTGACCGCTACCATCAATAAAACAAATACCATCTGTATTTTCATCAACCAGCTTCGGGAGAAGATCGGGGTGATGTTTGGCAATCCTGAAACCACTACCGGGGGTAATGCGCTTAAATTCTATGCATCTATCCGTCTTGATATCCGCCGTATGGCCCAGATAAAGGATGGTGATGAAGCGATCGGTAACCGCGTAAAAGTAAAAGTGGTAAAAAATAAAGTAGCTCCTCCTTTCCGCGCAGCAGAATTTGACATTGTGTTTGGGGAAGGCATCTCCAAAACAGGTGAGATACTGGATATGGGTGTTGAGCTGAGTGTGGTGCAGAAAAGTGGTAGCTGGTTCAGCTATAATGGCGATAAGCTGGGACAGGGACGTGATGCGGTGAAAAAATTATTACAGGATAATCCGGAACTCTCCAATGAGATTGAAGGAAAGATCCGCGAAAAAATAAAAGAGATGCAGAATACACCTGCAGCTTCTTAA
- a CDS encoding T9SS type A sorting domain-containing protein has protein sequence MLICLVSLSSYLCVAQESSAGIPPEEAAGTVAVPDSALYLTDLVSAIKDNAKVILNWRMVNSTAAEFVAVERSCNGRDFETVAVLKQSATGIWYEWIDDAPAKGRNLYRIRFAGKQGATQYSKTVPAILAGDISFRFYPNPVDNILIIRSEFPFDIQIMDGNGKVRITQNKLQGLQTLHVASLEKGMYLLRINNLTTGIVSLERLLKN, from the coding sequence TTGCTGATATGTCTGGTAAGCCTGAGCAGCTACTTGTGTGTTGCCCAGGAATCTTCGGCCGGGATTCCGCCGGAGGAAGCGGCTGGTACCGTTGCCGTGCCGGATTCAGCATTGTACCTCACCGATCTCGTTTCAGCTATTAAAGACAACGCAAAGGTTATTCTCAATTGGCGCATGGTGAACAGCACTGCAGCAGAGTTTGTAGCCGTAGAGCGTAGCTGTAACGGGCGCGATTTCGAGACTGTGGCTGTGCTGAAGCAATCAGCTACCGGCATCTGGTATGAATGGATAGATGATGCGCCTGCCAAAGGACGTAACCTGTACCGCATTCGCTTCGCCGGTAAACAGGGAGCTACACAATATTCAAAAACAGTTCCGGCTATTCTTGCCGGCGATATCTCCTTTCGTTTTTATCCCAATCCTGTAGATAATATCCTTATCATCCGTTCTGAATTTCCATTCGACATACAGATTATGGATGGGAATGGTAAAGTGCGCATTACCCAAAATAAGTTGCAGGGATTGCAAACCCTGCATGTAGCGTCACTGGAGAAAGGCATGTACCTCCTGCGTATTAATAACCTCACCACCGGTATTGTGAGCCTGGAACGGCTGCTTAAAAACTAA
- a CDS encoding methylglyoxal synthase: MLTSRRIDARKRIALVAHDNKKKDLIDWAEFNKVVLAKHELIATGTTGKLLEEKLDRPVKKLLSGPLGGDQQIGALIAVGEIDVMIFFWDPMEAQPHDSDVKALLRVAIAWNCVVACDRSTADFVLTSPLMQSDYAAALPDYTGYLKRRIENK; this comes from the coding sequence ATGTTGACATCAAGGCGAATAGACGCCCGCAAGCGGATTGCGCTGGTAGCACATGATAATAAGAAGAAGGACCTCATAGACTGGGCAGAGTTCAACAAGGTTGTTTTGGCAAAACATGAACTGATCGCAACAGGTACCACCGGCAAGCTGCTGGAAGAAAAGCTGGACCGTCCCGTAAAGAAACTATTGAGCGGCCCGCTGGGTGGCGACCAACAGATAGGCGCCCTGATAGCCGTGGGAGAAATTGATGTGATGATCTTTTTCTGGGACCCGATGGAAGCCCAGCCCCATGATAGCGATGTGAAAGCCCTGCTGCGGGTGGCCATTGCCTGGAACTGTGTGGTAGCCTGCGACAGGTCCACCGCCGATTTCGTACTGACCTCCCCCCTGATGCAGTCAGATTATGCGGCCGCCCTGCCGGATTATACAGGTTACCTGAAGCGGCGGATCGAGAATAAATAG
- the uvrB gene encoding excinuclease ABC subunit UvrB, translated as MPFKLHAPFPPAGDQPEAIRQLTEGLLNDEKHQTLLGVTGSGKTFTIANVIQQVQRPTLVLTHNKTLVAQLYGEFKQFFPENAVGYFVSYYDYYQPEAYLPVSDTYIEKDLSINEELDKLRLHATTELLSGRRDIIVVASVSCIYGIGNPAEFENGIIRIHQGQVMSRQGFLHGLVNALYMRSQTDFTRGTFRVKGDTVDINLPYMDWGYRVTFFGDEIESIETLEISSGKRIGTVDNAAIFPANLYLAPKDMIQEILHEIQDECGAQVDYFKQNGKYIEAQRLSERVNYDVEMIRELGYCNGVENYSRFFDRRMPGTRPFCLLDYFPKDFLCVIDESHQTIPQISGMYGGDRSRKLILVDFGFRLPSALDNRPLNFHEFERLVDQTIYVSATPGDYELDKSGGIVVEQVVRPTGLLDPPIEVRPSVNQIDDLLDEIDKRVTKGDRVLVTTLTKRMAEEMDKYLHRINIKSKYIHSEVDTLERVEILRQLRLGEIDVLVGVNLLREGLDLPEVSLVAILDADKEGFLRNEKSLTQTAGRAARNVDGLVIFYADTMTESMQRTIDETTRRREKQVAFNIEHNITPRTVIKSKEQVFAQTSVLDIKGYDPKNPYAVAPDEDLVIHAAAEEQAVYQTIPQLEKAIGKTKKEMEKAARDLDFMEAARLRDEMFGMQKKLEELKSAK; from the coding sequence ATGCCGTTTAAATTACATGCACCTTTTCCTCCGGCCGGAGATCAGCCGGAAGCCATCCGGCAACTGACGGAAGGCCTATTGAACGACGAAAAGCACCAGACTTTATTGGGGGTGACGGGTAGCGGTAAAACATTTACCATTGCCAATGTAATCCAGCAGGTACAGCGACCCACACTGGTACTCACCCACAACAAAACACTGGTGGCCCAGCTCTATGGTGAGTTCAAGCAGTTCTTCCCGGAAAATGCCGTAGGTTATTTTGTGAGCTATTACGATTACTACCAGCCGGAAGCCTACTTGCCGGTGAGTGATACTTATATTGAAAAAGACCTGAGCATTAATGAGGAGCTGGACAAGCTGCGCCTGCATGCCACTACAGAATTACTGAGCGGCCGTCGCGATATTATTGTAGTGGCCAGTGTAAGCTGCATTTATGGTATTGGTAACCCGGCCGAGTTTGAAAATGGTATCATCCGTATACACCAGGGACAGGTGATGTCCCGGCAGGGATTCCTGCACGGCCTGGTGAACGCCCTGTACATGAGAAGTCAGACCGATTTTACCCGTGGCACTTTCCGGGTAAAAGGCGATACGGTAGATATTAACCTGCCTTATATGGATTGGGGCTACCGCGTAACTTTCTTTGGAGACGAGATTGAAAGCATTGAAACACTGGAAATATCCAGCGGTAAACGGATCGGTACGGTGGATAATGCCGCCATCTTCCCGGCCAACCTGTACCTGGCCCCCAAAGACATGATCCAGGAGATCCTGCACGAGATACAGGATGAATGCGGCGCCCAGGTGGACTATTTTAAACAGAATGGTAAATACATTGAAGCGCAGCGCCTGAGCGAACGGGTGAACTATGATGTGGAAATGATCCGCGAGCTGGGCTACTGTAACGGGGTGGAAAACTACTCCCGCTTCTTCGACCGGCGTATGCCGGGCACCAGGCCCTTCTGCCTGCTTGATTATTTCCCCAAGGATTTCCTCTGTGTGATTGATGAGAGCCACCAGACGATCCCACAGATCAGCGGTATGTATGGCGGCGACAGGAGCCGTAAGCTGATACTGGTGGATTTCGGGTTCCGCCTTCCTTCTGCGTTGGATAACCGCCCCCTGAATTTCCATGAGTTTGAACGGCTGGTGGACCAGACGATTTATGTATCCGCTACGCCGGGTGATTATGAACTGGACAAGAGCGGCGGTATCGTAGTAGAACAGGTGGTTCGACCTACCGGCTTATTAGACCCTCCTATTGAAGTAAGGCCCAGCGTAAACCAGATAGATGATCTGCTGGATGAAATTGACAAACGTGTAACGAAAGGCGACCGCGTTCTGGTCACCACCCTGACCAAGCGGATGGCCGAAGAGATGGACAAGTACCTGCACAGGATCAATATTAAATCGAAATACATTCACAGTGAGGTGGACACCCTGGAACGGGTAGAGATCCTGCGTCAGTTACGGCTGGGAGAGATAGATGTATTGGTAGGGGTAAACCTCCTGCGGGAAGGCCTGGACCTTCCGGAAGTATCATTGGTGGCCATCCTCGATGCAGACAAAGAAGGTTTCCTGCGCAATGAAAAATCGCTCACCCAAACGGCAGGCCGCGCCGCGCGTAACGTAGATGGGCTGGTTATTTTTTATGCCGATACAATGACGGAAAGCATGCAGCGCACGATTGATGAAACCACACGCCGCCGCGAAAAGCAGGTCGCCTTCAACATAGAACATAATATCACACCACGCACCGTTATAAAATCCAAAGAACAGGTGTTTGCCCAAACATCCGTACTGGACATTAAAGGGTATGATCCGAAAAACCCCTATGCGGTGGCGCCGGACGAAGACCTGGTGATCCATGCGGCCGCCGAAGAGCAAGCTGTTTATCAAACCATCCCCCAACTGGAGAAGGCCATCGGCAAAACAAAGAAGGAGATGGAGAAGGCTGCCCGCGATCTCGACTTCATGGAAGCAGCCCGGCTAAGGGATGAAATGTTTGGCATGCAAAAGAAACTGGAAGAGTTAAAGAGCGCGAAATAA
- the polA gene encoding DNA polymerase I → MSQKVFLLDAYALVFRAYYALIRNPRITSKGKNTNAQFGFTNTLLDLINNQKPSHMAVAFDTHAPTERHTEFADYKANRQEAPEDLTASIPDIKRIIRGFNIPIVELDGYEADDVIGTLSKQAAKEGFEVYMVTPDKDYGQLVDGNIKIYKPGYQGGDAEILGAKEVCEKWNIKEVHQVIDILGLMGDAVDNIPGIAGVGEKTAAKLLAEYGTLENVLANADKIKGALGEKVRNGKNAAILSKKLATIITDVPVAFHAEDFRIKEMNRDLLREVFTDLEFKTVAKRVLGEEIAVVAGKAPAPEGVQTDLFGNVVEAKGKKSEVRSQKPEGEEAGVADEERVESSEAMVAGKTIHNTPHKYISIVGDDAIKTLVKELMEQPEVCFDTETTGIDANDVEMVGMSFSYTPGEAYYVPTPADQEATKTILKQFEKLFNKKDITWVGQNLKYDMLVLKWYGYELKGNIFDTMLAHYVIEPDGKRSMDVMSAQYLGYEPVHIDELIGKKGKNQGNMRDVALEKITDYAAEDADITLQLKQIFAPLLKKKEVERVFNEVENPLVKVLTDMEFEGVKIDVDFLKEYSLQLDKDAKQAEENVYQQAGVKFNLASPKQLGEVLFEKLQLDPKAKKTKTGQYATGEDVLLKLANQNKIVEDILAFRELTKLKSTYVDALPLMINRKTGRVHTSYAQAVAVTGRLSSNNPNLQNIPVRTERGKEIRKAFIPRDSDHILLSADYSQIELRIVAAISGDPAMCDAFKHAKDIHTATAAKVYGIDEKDVTKEMRYKAKSVNFGIIYGQGAFGLADNLGISRTEAKEIIDNYKKQFANIQKYMDDTINFARENGYVQTLVGRKRWLRDINSSNFTVRGFAERNAINSPIQGTAADMIKLAMTKIHETFKKHQFKSKMILQVHDELIFDATRDEVETIKPIIIECMRNALPLPNEVPVEAEIGGGENWLEAH, encoded by the coding sequence ATGAGTCAAAAAGTATTTCTTCTCGACGCTTATGCACTGGTATTCCGTGCTTATTATGCACTGATACGCAATCCACGTATTACTTCCAAAGGAAAGAACACGAATGCACAATTCGGTTTTACCAATACGTTGCTCGACCTCATTAACAATCAAAAGCCTTCCCACATGGCGGTAGCTTTTGATACCCATGCTCCTACAGAACGGCATACGGAATTTGCCGATTATAAGGCCAACCGCCAGGAAGCACCGGAAGACCTCACCGCCTCAATCCCCGATATCAAGCGCATTATACGCGGTTTCAACATCCCCATTGTAGAATTAGACGGCTATGAAGCAGATGATGTGATCGGCACCCTGAGCAAGCAGGCCGCTAAAGAGGGTTTTGAAGTATACATGGTTACACCTGATAAAGATTACGGTCAACTGGTAGATGGAAACATCAAGATCTATAAACCCGGTTATCAGGGTGGCGATGCGGAGATATTAGGCGCGAAAGAGGTATGTGAAAAATGGAACATCAAAGAAGTGCACCAGGTAATTGATATACTCGGACTGATGGGTGATGCCGTGGATAATATTCCGGGCATTGCAGGGGTAGGTGAAAAAACAGCGGCCAAACTGCTGGCAGAATATGGCACGCTTGAAAACGTGTTGGCCAACGCTGATAAGATCAAGGGCGCCCTCGGCGAGAAAGTACGTAATGGCAAAAATGCGGCCATCCTTTCCAAAAAGCTGGCCACGATTATTACGGATGTGCCGGTAGCTTTCCATGCAGAAGATTTCCGCATTAAAGAAATGAACAGGGACCTGCTGCGCGAAGTGTTTACTGACCTGGAGTTTAAGACGGTAGCCAAACGGGTATTGGGTGAAGAGATTGCTGTAGTGGCCGGTAAGGCCCCCGCACCGGAAGGTGTGCAAACAGACCTGTTTGGAAATGTAGTGGAGGCAAAAGGCAAGAAGTCTGAGGTCAGGAGCCAGAAACCAGAGGGAGAGGAAGCAGGAGTGGCAGATGAAGAAAGAGTGGAAAGCAGTGAAGCGATGGTGGCTGGAAAGACCATTCATAATACACCACACAAATACATTTCGATTGTAGGGGATGACGCGATCAAAACACTGGTGAAGGAACTAATGGAGCAACCCGAAGTATGTTTTGATACTGAAACGACCGGCATTGACGCCAATGATGTAGAGATGGTGGGCATGAGCTTTTCCTATACACCCGGCGAAGCGTATTATGTACCCACACCAGCCGACCAGGAAGCCACCAAAACGATCCTGAAACAATTCGAGAAGCTGTTCAATAAAAAAGATATTACCTGGGTAGGCCAGAACCTGAAGTATGATATGCTGGTGCTGAAGTGGTATGGCTATGAATTGAAAGGAAATATCTTCGATACCATGCTGGCGCATTATGTGATTGAGCCGGACGGCAAACGCAGCATGGATGTAATGAGTGCCCAGTATTTAGGCTATGAACCGGTGCATATTGATGAGCTGATCGGCAAGAAAGGAAAGAACCAGGGCAATATGCGCGATGTGGCGCTGGAAAAGATCACCGACTATGCAGCAGAAGATGCCGATATTACCCTGCAACTGAAGCAGATCTTTGCGCCACTACTGAAGAAAAAGGAGGTAGAGCGTGTTTTTAATGAGGTGGAAAATCCACTGGTGAAAGTGCTCACAGATATGGAGTTTGAAGGCGTAAAGATTGATGTGGACTTTTTAAAGGAGTATTCCCTTCAACTGGATAAGGACGCGAAGCAGGCCGAAGAAAATGTATACCAGCAGGCAGGTGTAAAGTTCAACCTGGCCTCTCCCAAACAACTCGGTGAGGTATTGTTTGAAAAACTGCAGCTTGATCCCAAAGCGAAGAAAACAAAGACCGGCCAGTACGCCACCGGCGAAGATGTGTTGTTAAAACTGGCCAATCAAAATAAGATTGTGGAAGATATCCTCGCCTTCCGGGAGCTCACCAAGCTGAAATCTACCTATGTAGATGCGCTTCCCCTGATGATCAACCGGAAAACGGGACGGGTACATACTTCCTATGCCCAGGCGGTAGCCGTTACCGGACGCCTTTCCAGCAATAACCCCAACCTGCAGAATATTCCTGTAAGAACAGAAAGGGGCAAAGAGATACGGAAAGCTTTTATTCCAAGGGACAGTGATCATATCCTGTTATCGGCAGACTACTCACAGATAGAGCTGCGTATTGTAGCCGCTATCAGCGGCGACCCGGCCATGTGCGATGCCTTTAAGCATGCCAAGGACATTCACACAGCTACAGCCGCCAAAGTATATGGTATTGATGAAAAGGATGTGACGAAAGAGATGCGTTATAAGGCCAAGAGCGTGAACTTCGGCATTATCTACGGACAAGGTGCTTTCGGGCTGGCCGATAACCTGGGCATCAGCCGTACAGAAGCCAAGGAGATCATTGATAATTACAAGAAGCAATTTGCCAATATCCAGAAGTACATGGATGATACGATCAATTTTGCCCGTGAAAATGGCTATGTGCAAACGTTGGTAGGCCGCAAGCGCTGGCTGCGGGATATTAACTCTTCCAATTTCACCGTACGGGGATTTGCAGAGCGCAACGCCATTAACTCTCCCATCCAGGGTACTGCCGCAGACATGATCAAGCTGGCGATGACCAAAATTCACGAAACCTTTAAGAAACATCAGTTTAAGTCGAAAATGATCCTGCAGGTACATGACGAGTTGATCTTTGATGCTACCCGCGATGAGGTAGAGACCATCAAGCCGATCATCATAGAATGTATGCGCAATGCCCTGCCTTTACCCAATGAGGTACCGGTAGAAGCAGAGATCGGAGGCGGAGAAAACTGGCTGGAAGCACACTAA
- a CDS encoding mechanosensitive ion channel family protein: MKNRWRHQVAGIILFLLTLAATAQDTTRSRQDNFRGRSDTARQASDTTRRRGGGMASLFADSAKLTSSDYQLQIEKAYVILDNIDNKSDLGLAVQNIQDKQADNDSVLMVLKDNVLNNSSALNLRNLQVFRSLLLNMQREQKDNREILDSTENRLSSLRSSIKALIGDTVLRQVMRDSVLRLEFSAQLKDMRGNWRSSTRHLRESLAAINLLQTKNSSHAITTAQLLEKINTLLNTSAARIFGKEYNYFWEKDTTHLTEKARSSFARAYQGERKALRYYFKDSSNKRLFLLLIGFLFFAWIYRNIRILKSREGMPFVKGLGFEYLPSGYIVAAFVMMLSIAPLFDLHAPSAYIESMHFLLLIILTIICWKKWPRNLFWYWVAMVILYICFSFMHHVVDPGFWQRCWLILLNVLSVIFGLLFLSKMKEHLHLKGFLRFVIILHNVMNVLSILCNLWGRFSLAQILGNAAIFSFTQAIGLAVFSKIVMEAILLQIVTSRIKRGVQTPFEYQHVLNGFRRPLLFLVVVLWLIVFTTNLNIYTSVLNGLIDFLTSPRHIGNAFFTIGGVLLFFMIIWIAHLLQKYVGYFFGDTGTDDEVHNKGQRSRLLIARLILLCLGYLLAVAASGVPVDKITIVLGALGVGIGLGLQNIVNNFVSGIILIFDRPLQIGDSVEVGDKAGRVREIGLRSSTLLTQDGAEVIIPNGDILSQQIVNWTHTNNQIRLEMDLSINGSRDMEVVSSAIKKAILSSRFIFESREPQVLFTKVNEDGFDLKAFFWCADVFKSAEAKSDVLILLHEQLNAAKLQVN; this comes from the coding sequence ATGAAAAACCGCTGGCGCCACCAGGTGGCAGGTATTATCCTTTTTTTACTAACCCTGGCAGCAACCGCCCAGGACACTACACGTTCCAGACAAGACAATTTCCGGGGCCGCTCCGATACAGCCAGACAGGCATCCGATACCACCCGCAGAAGAGGCGGCGGCATGGCTTCCCTCTTTGCCGACTCGGCCAAGCTCACCTCCAGTGACTACCAGCTCCAGATCGAAAAAGCCTATGTCATACTGGATAACATTGACAACAAAAGCGACCTTGGCCTTGCTGTTCAGAATATACAAGACAAACAGGCCGACAACGATTCGGTCCTGATGGTGCTAAAAGACAATGTACTCAACAACAGCAGCGCCCTTAATCTCCGCAACCTGCAGGTATTCAGGAGTCTGCTCCTGAATATGCAGCGGGAACAGAAAGACAACCGCGAAATACTCGATAGTACAGAAAACAGGTTATCGTCCCTGCGCAGTTCCATAAAAGCATTAATAGGCGATACGGTATTAAGACAGGTAATGCGCGATTCTGTCCTGCGCCTGGAGTTTAGCGCGCAGTTAAAAGACATGCGGGGTAACTGGCGAAGCAGTACCCGCCACCTGCGGGAAAGTCTGGCTGCTATCAATCTCCTGCAAACGAAAAACTCGTCGCATGCTATCACTACGGCACAACTGCTTGAAAAAATAAATACCCTGCTCAATACCTCTGCCGCCCGCATTTTTGGCAAGGAATACAATTACTTCTGGGAAAAAGACACCACCCACCTGACTGAAAAGGCCAGGTCTTCCTTTGCCAGGGCCTACCAGGGAGAGCGGAAAGCCCTGCGGTATTATTTTAAAGACAGCAGCAATAAACGTTTATTTCTCCTGCTCATAGGTTTCCTGTTCTTTGCCTGGATCTACCGCAACATACGCATCCTGAAAAGCCGGGAAGGTATGCCGTTCGTAAAAGGGCTGGGATTTGAATACCTTCCCTCGGGTTATATAGTGGCCGCCTTTGTGATGATGCTCTCTATTGCACCACTCTTCGATCTGCATGCTCCTTCGGCCTACATTGAGTCCATGCACTTCCTCCTGCTGATTATCCTCACCATCATCTGCTGGAAAAAGTGGCCGCGCAACTTATTCTGGTATTGGGTAGCCATGGTCATTCTGTACATCTGTTTTTCTTTCATGCACCATGTGGTGGATCCCGGTTTCTGGCAACGTTGCTGGCTCATCCTGCTAAACGTACTCTCCGTTATATTCGGTCTGCTCTTCCTTTCCAAAATGAAAGAGCACCTTCACCTCAAAGGGTTTTTGCGGTTCGTGATCATTCTGCACAATGTGATGAATGTGCTGTCCATTCTCTGCAACCTATGGGGCCGCTTTTCACTGGCGCAGATACTGGGCAATGCAGCTATCTTTTCTTTTACACAGGCCATTGGTCTGGCAGTATTCAGCAAAATAGTCATGGAAGCCATCCTCCTGCAGATCGTGACCAGCCGGATCAAGCGGGGTGTGCAAACCCCGTTCGAATACCAGCATGTGCTCAATGGGTTCCGCCGCCCGCTATTGTTCCTGGTGGTGGTTTTATGGCTCATCGTTTTTACCACCAACCTCAATATTTATACCTCAGTACTGAACGGGCTTATAGACTTCCTCACCTCGCCCCGTCACATCGGCAATGCCTTCTTTACCATTGGCGGCGTACTGCTCTTCTTCATGATCATCTGGATAGCGCACCTGCTGCAGAAATATGTAGGTTATTTCTTTGGGGATACGGGTACCGATGACGAAGTCCACAACAAAGGGCAACGTTCCAGGCTGCTCATCGCCAGGCTCATCCTGCTTTGCCTCGGTTATCTCCTGGCGGTAGCTGCCTCGGGTGTGCCGGTAGATAAGATTACCATTGTGCTGGGCGCCCTCGGCGTAGGTATCGGTCTCGGGTTACAGAATATCGTCAACAACTTCGTATCCGGTATCATCCTCATCTTCGACAGGCCGCTGCAAATAGGCGATTCCGTGGAAGTGGGCGATAAGGCGGGCCGGGTGCGGGAAATAGGCCTGCGCTCCAGTACCCTGCTTACACAGGATGGGGCAGAAGTCATCATTCCCAATGGAGACATCCTGTCGCAACAGATCGTCAACTGGACCCATACCAATAACCAGATACGCCTGGAGATGGACCTTTCTATAAACGGCAGCCGCGATATGGAAGTCGTATCTTCTGCTATCAAAAAGGCCATTCTTTCTTCGCGCTTCATCTTTGAAAGCCGTGAACCACAGGTGCTTTTTACCAAAGTGAATGAAGATGGTTTTGATCTCAAAGCATTCTTCTGGTGTGCCGACGTATTTAAATCGGCAGAAGCAAAGAGCGATGTACTCATACTGCTGCATGAGCAACTGAATGCTGCTAAGCTGCAGGTCAATTAA
- a CDS encoding asparaginase domain-containing protein translates to MLTKPIRIFITGGTFDKEYNELNGQLYFKDTQMHDLLEMGRNRVPVVIRTLMMIDSLDMTAQDRELIVHQCIQCEEDKIIITHGTDTMAITAKVLAQSIKNKTIVLTGAMIPIKFGSSDGLFNLGSAMAFAQSLPPGVYVAMNGRYFNWDNVRKNKQTGMFEEIDV, encoded by the coding sequence ATGCTTACGAAGCCCATTCGCATTTTTATTACCGGCGGTACTTTTGATAAGGAGTATAACGAATTGAACGGTCAGCTATACTTTAAAGATACACAGATGCATGACCTGCTCGAAATGGGTCGCAACAGGGTGCCGGTGGTGATCAGGACCCTGATGATGATTGATAGCCTGGACATGACTGCGCAGGACCGTGAGCTGATCGTTCATCAGTGTATCCAGTGCGAGGAAGACAAGATTATTATTACCCATGGTACAGATACGATGGCAATAACCGCCAAGGTGCTGGCGCAAAGCATTAAGAATAAAACGATCGTTCTTACCGGCGCCATGATCCCCATTAAATTCGGTAGCTCGGACGGGCTGTTTAACCTGGGCAGCGCCATGGCTTTTGCGCAATCCCTGCCTCCCGGCGTATATGTAGCCATGAATGGCCGTTATTTTAACTGGGATAATGTGCGGAAGAATAAACAGACAGGTATGTTTGAGGAAATTGATGTCTGA